The following are from one region of the Planctomonas sp. JC2975 genome:
- a CDS encoding AMP-dependent synthetase/ligase, with the protein MNHAETPAAVPADPNANSADLLADRVAETPDKVLFAKPSGNGWTDVTAAEFEAEVIALAKGLVAAGVEPGNKIGIMCRTRYEWSLIDFATWYAGAVLVPVYDTSSPLQVQWNLSDSGATAVFLETADHFARFDEVAADLPAVRNVWQIELGDLDKIVAGGTAVPDEEIARRRKLANADDLATIIYTSGSMGRPKGCVITHANFVELSRNSAVALHELVEDPRGASTLLFLPLAHVFARFIAVLSVHGGVRVGHQPDTRNLLPSLGSFKPSFLLAVPRVFEKVYNSAEQNAESGGKGGIFRKAANVAIEYSKAKESSAPVPFGLRMQYALYNRLVFSKLRAAMGGNVRFAVSGSAPLGSRLGHFFHSLGINVLEGYGLTETTAPATVNLPQRSKIGTVGVPLPGVSIRIAHDGEILVKGVDVFQEYWKNPEQTAASFEDGWFKTGDLGGLDDEGFLTITGRKKEIIVTAGGKNVAPAVLEDPIRANPLVSQVVVVGDQKPFIGCLITLDTEMLPVWLANNGHDATLSLEVAAKHPAVLAELQKAVDTANAQVSRAESIRKFVVLTTDFTEESGHLTPKLSIKRNVILKDFAGHIESLYSNAPATEGFSLR; encoded by the coding sequence GTGAACCATGCCGAAACGCCTGCAGCCGTGCCTGCCGACCCGAACGCGAACTCCGCAGATCTGCTGGCGGATCGCGTCGCGGAGACGCCGGACAAGGTGCTCTTCGCGAAGCCGAGCGGCAACGGCTGGACCGATGTCACCGCAGCCGAGTTCGAGGCTGAGGTGATCGCACTCGCGAAGGGTCTGGTCGCGGCGGGGGTCGAGCCCGGGAACAAGATCGGGATCATGTGCCGCACGCGGTACGAGTGGTCGCTGATCGACTTCGCCACCTGGTACGCCGGAGCGGTCCTCGTGCCGGTCTACGACACGAGCTCGCCGCTGCAGGTGCAGTGGAATCTGAGCGACTCGGGTGCGACGGCCGTGTTCCTCGAGACAGCGGATCACTTCGCACGGTTCGATGAGGTGGCCGCCGATCTCCCTGCCGTTCGCAACGTCTGGCAGATCGAGCTCGGCGACCTGGACAAGATCGTCGCCGGCGGTACAGCGGTTCCGGACGAGGAGATCGCACGCCGCCGCAAGCTGGCGAATGCCGACGACCTCGCGACCATCATCTACACGTCGGGGTCGATGGGCCGTCCGAAGGGCTGCGTCATCACGCACGCGAACTTCGTGGAGCTGTCCCGTAACTCCGCGGTAGCGCTCCACGAGCTCGTTGAGGACCCGCGCGGAGCATCCACTCTGCTCTTCCTTCCGCTTGCTCACGTGTTCGCCCGCTTCATCGCCGTGCTGTCCGTGCACGGTGGTGTACGCGTCGGCCACCAGCCCGACACGCGCAACCTGCTCCCGTCGCTCGGCAGCTTCAAGCCGAGCTTCCTGCTCGCCGTTCCGCGAGTTTTCGAGAAGGTCTACAACTCGGCAGAGCAGAACGCGGAGTCGGGCGGCAAGGGCGGCATCTTCCGCAAGGCCGCGAACGTCGCCATCGAGTACTCGAAGGCCAAGGAGTCCAGCGCACCCGTCCCGTTCGGACTCCGGATGCAGTACGCCCTCTACAACCGCCTGGTCTTCTCCAAGCTGCGCGCTGCGATGGGCGGCAACGTGCGATTCGCGGTGTCTGGATCCGCACCGCTGGGCTCACGGCTCGGTCACTTCTTCCACAGCCTGGGCATCAACGTGCTCGAGGGCTACGGCCTGACCGAGACCACCGCACCCGCGACCGTGAACCTTCCGCAGCGCTCGAAGATCGGCACCGTCGGCGTTCCGCTTCCCGGCGTCTCGATCCGGATCGCCCACGACGGCGAGATTCTCGTCAAGGGTGTCGATGTCTTCCAGGAGTACTGGAAGAACCCTGAGCAGACGGCGGCGTCCTTCGAGGACGGCTGGTTCAAGACCGGCGACCTCGGCGGTCTCGACGACGAGGGATTCCTCACGATCACCGGTCGCAAGAAGGAGATCATCGTCACCGCCGGCGGCAAGAACGTCGCGCCGGCCGTGCTCGAGGATCCGATCCGGGCGAATCCGCTCGTGAGTCAGGTGGTCGTCGTCGGCGACCAGAAGCCGTTCATCGGCTGCCTGATCACACTCGACACCGAAATGCTGCCGGTGTGGCTGGCGAACAACGGACATGACGCCACCCTGTCGCTCGAGGTGGCGGCGAAGCATCCCGCCGTGTTGGCGGAACTGCAGAAGGCCGTCGACACCGCCAACGCGCAGGTGTCGCGTGCCGAGTCCATCCGCAAGTTCGTGGTGCTCACCACCGACTTCACGGAGGAGAGCGGACACCTCACGCCGAAGCTGAGCATCAAGCGCAACGTGATTCTGAAGGACTTCGCCGGCCACATCGAGTCGCTGTACTCGAACGCCCCGGCCACTGAGGGCTTCTCGCTCCGCTGA
- a CDS encoding pyruvate carboxylase: protein MFTKILVANRGEIAIRAFRAAYELGAKTVAVFPYEDRNSLHRMKADEAYEIGEPGHPVRAYLDVDEIIRVARESGADAIYPGYGFLSENPGLAEAAAAAGITFIGPNADVLRMAGNKVTAKEHAIAAGVPVLASTPPSKDIEELLAGAEAVGFPIFAKAVAGGGGRGMRRVNTLAELRPALEEAMREADSAFGDPTMFLEQAVLRPRHIEVQVLADATGRTVHLFERDCSVQRRHQKVLEIAPAPNLPDDIRQSLYRDAIAFASSIGYVNAGTVEFLLDTAGERAGRHVFIEMNPRIQVEHTVTEEVTDVDLVQSQMRIAAGETLTDLGLHQETIQLHGAAIQCRITTEDPTQGFRPDTGTITTYRSPGGGGIRLDGGTVAAGAQISPHFDSMLAKLTCRGRDYGAAILRARRALAEFRIRGVATNIPFLQAVLDDPSFVAGDLSTSFIEERPQLFRGRVSKDRGTKLLNWLVDVTVNQPNGPRPQVADPAAKLPVVDLDVPAPDGSRQRLLELGPAGFARELRAQTALAVTDTTFRDAHQSLLATRVRTKDLTAVAPYVARLTPQLLSVEAWGGATYDVALRFLGEDPWERLAALRESLPNINIQMLLRGRNTVGYTPYPTEVTDAFVREAASTGVDIFRIFDALNDVSQMRPAIDAVLGTGTAIAEVAVCYTGDVLDPAENLYTLDYYLRLADKIVEAGAHVLAIKDMAGLLRPEAAALLVRSFRDRFDLPVHVHTHDTAGGQLATLLAASAAGADAVDVASAPMAGTTSQPPASALVAALAHTGRDTGIELRNVTDLEPYWAAVRGIYAPFESGLPGPTGRVYTHEIPGGQLSNLRQQAKALGLADDFELIEDMYAAANRILGRIPKVTPSSKVVGDLALHLAAVHADPDEFERNPQNYDVPDSVVGFMAGELGDLPGGWPEPFRSKVLEGKDVRVGVTPLTAEEREGLAGDATTRRATLNRLLFPAPARQFEQVRELFGDVSVLDTADYLYGLESGTEHVIRLGRGVQLYAGLEAIGEADDKGIRTVMTTLNGQLRPVFVRDRSITVESKAAEKADASIPGHVAAPFSGVITLQVQVGDRVTAGAPVASIEAMKMEAAIASPVSGTVTRLAVPGTQQVDAGDLLIVVTPA, encoded by the coding sequence ATGTTCACGAAAATCTTGGTGGCCAACCGCGGGGAGATCGCCATCCGCGCGTTCCGAGCCGCATACGAACTCGGTGCGAAGACGGTCGCGGTGTTCCCTTACGAGGACCGCAACTCGCTCCATCGCATGAAAGCGGACGAGGCCTACGAGATCGGCGAACCCGGGCATCCGGTACGGGCTTACCTCGACGTCGACGAGATCATCCGGGTCGCGAGGGAGTCGGGCGCCGACGCGATCTACCCTGGCTACGGGTTCCTCTCGGAGAACCCCGGCCTCGCTGAGGCGGCCGCAGCAGCCGGCATCACCTTCATCGGACCGAACGCCGACGTGCTGCGCATGGCCGGCAACAAGGTCACGGCGAAAGAGCACGCGATCGCGGCCGGCGTTCCGGTCCTGGCCTCGACGCCGCCGTCGAAGGACATCGAGGAACTCCTTGCGGGAGCTGAGGCCGTCGGCTTCCCCATCTTCGCCAAGGCCGTCGCAGGAGGCGGCGGCCGCGGCATGCGGCGCGTGAACACGCTCGCGGAGCTGCGACCCGCTCTCGAAGAGGCCATGCGCGAGGCGGACAGCGCTTTCGGCGACCCCACGATGTTCCTCGAGCAGGCCGTGCTTCGGCCACGACACATCGAGGTGCAGGTGCTTGCGGATGCCACGGGCCGCACCGTTCACCTGTTCGAGCGCGACTGCTCGGTGCAGCGTCGGCACCAGAAGGTCCTGGAGATCGCGCCCGCGCCGAACCTGCCGGACGACATCCGTCAGTCCCTCTACAGGGACGCCATCGCGTTCGCATCCTCGATCGGCTACGTCAACGCCGGGACCGTCGAGTTCCTACTCGACACCGCGGGAGAGCGAGCCGGCCGACACGTGTTCATCGAGATGAACCCGCGCATCCAGGTGGAGCACACGGTCACGGAGGAGGTGACCGACGTCGACCTCGTGCAGTCGCAGATGCGCATTGCGGCGGGCGAGACGCTCACCGACCTGGGGCTGCACCAGGAGACCATCCAGCTGCACGGTGCAGCCATCCAGTGCCGGATCACCACGGAGGACCCGACGCAGGGCTTCCGCCCTGACACCGGGACCATCACGACGTATCGATCTCCCGGCGGAGGCGGAATCCGTCTCGACGGTGGAACCGTTGCCGCGGGCGCCCAGATCAGTCCGCACTTCGACTCCATGCTCGCGAAACTCACCTGCCGAGGGCGGGACTACGGTGCGGCGATCCTGCGTGCGCGCCGTGCGCTGGCGGAGTTCCGCATCCGCGGGGTCGCCACCAACATCCCATTCCTTCAGGCGGTGCTCGACGATCCATCATTCGTCGCCGGCGATCTCAGCACGTCGTTCATCGAGGAGCGGCCGCAGCTCTTCCGCGGCCGCGTGTCGAAAGACCGGGGCACGAAGCTGCTCAACTGGCTCGTGGACGTCACGGTCAACCAGCCGAACGGCCCGCGTCCGCAGGTGGCCGACCCCGCGGCGAAGCTGCCTGTCGTCGACCTCGATGTTCCTGCACCGGACGGGTCGAGGCAGCGCCTGCTGGAGCTGGGGCCCGCCGGATTCGCGCGCGAGCTGCGAGCGCAGACCGCGCTGGCGGTGACCGACACCACATTCCGCGACGCGCATCAGTCGTTGCTGGCGACGCGCGTGCGCACCAAGGACCTCACGGCGGTCGCGCCGTACGTCGCGCGTCTGACGCCTCAGCTCCTGTCCGTCGAGGCGTGGGGCGGAGCCACCTACGACGTCGCGCTGCGTTTCCTCGGCGAGGACCCGTGGGAGCGTCTCGCCGCCCTCCGCGAGTCACTGCCCAACATCAACATCCAGATGCTCCTGCGCGGGCGCAACACCGTCGGGTACACCCCGTATCCGACGGAGGTGACGGATGCGTTCGTGCGCGAGGCCGCATCCACGGGCGTCGACATCTTCCGCATCTTCGATGCCCTCAATGACGTCAGCCAGATGCGACCGGCCATCGACGCTGTGCTCGGCACGGGGACGGCGATCGCTGAGGTCGCGGTCTGCTACACGGGCGACGTGCTCGATCCGGCGGAGAACCTTTACACCCTCGACTATTACCTGCGGCTTGCGGACAAGATCGTCGAAGCGGGTGCGCACGTTCTGGCCATCAAGGACATGGCCGGCCTCCTCCGTCCCGAGGCGGCGGCGCTGCTCGTGCGCTCCTTCCGGGATCGGTTCGACCTGCCGGTGCATGTGCACACGCACGACACGGCGGGAGGTCAGCTCGCAACTCTTCTGGCCGCCAGTGCCGCTGGTGCGGATGCCGTCGACGTCGCGAGCGCACCGATGGCAGGCACGACGAGCCAGCCACCGGCATCCGCTCTGGTCGCGGCACTTGCGCACACCGGGCGCGACACGGGCATCGAGCTCAGGAACGTCACGGATCTCGAGCCATACTGGGCGGCTGTTCGCGGCATCTACGCGCCGTTCGAGTCGGGTCTGCCCGGACCGACCGGACGCGTGTACACCCACGAGATCCCCGGTGGACAGCTCTCGAACCTGCGCCAGCAGGCCAAGGCCCTCGGCCTGGCCGATGACTTCGAACTGATCGAGGACATGTACGCGGCCGCGAACCGCATCCTCGGGCGCATCCCGAAGGTCACGCCGTCGTCCAAAGTCGTCGGCGACCTGGCACTGCACCTGGCCGCCGTGCACGCAGACCCCGACGAGTTCGAACGGAACCCGCAGAACTACGACGTTCCCGACTCGGTCGTCGGCTTCATGGCGGGGGAGTTGGGCGACCTTCCAGGCGGATGGCCCGAGCCGTTCCGCAGCAAGGTGCTCGAAGGAAAGGACGTTCGCGTCGGCGTCACGCCGCTCACGGCCGAGGAGCGCGAGGGACTCGCCGGCGACGCCACGACCCGTCGCGCCACGCTGAACCGTCTGCTTTTCCCAGCACCTGCCAGGCAGTTCGAGCAGGTCAGGGAGCTGTTCGGCGATGTCTCGGTGCTCGACACCGCCGACTACCTCTACGGGCTCGAGTCGGGTACCGAGCACGTCATCCGGCTCGGTCGAGGCGTGCAGCTCTATGCGGGCCTCGAGGCGATCGGCGAAGCGGATGACAAGGGCATCCGCACGGTGATGACCACCTTGAACGGACAGTTGCGGCCCGTCTTCGTGCGCGATCGCTCGATCACCGTGGAGTCCAAGGCTGCGGAGAAGGCGGATGCGTCCATCCCCGGACACGTCGCAGCACCGTTCTCCGGTGTGATCACGCTCCAGGTGCAGGTCGGTGATCGCGTGACGGCCGGCGCCCCCGTTGCCTCCATCGAGGCCATGAAGATGGAGGCGGCGATCGCTTCGCCGGTGTCCGGTACCGTCACCAGGCTCGCCGTGCCCGGAACGCAACAGGTGGACGCCGGCGACCTGCTCATCGTCGTGACGCCGGCCTGA
- a CDS encoding MinD/ParA family protein, with the protein MATKAKPDGDAPADATTVDETDADDVDVDVNDGDGAEIDESDVGDPQPGGVSRLEDSDLVRDEESLEGRDIVVTESGSISVVVDLPPAPREHPPIEESAVAIDDVSIDPAKPLHTQTASVTIVTAHPLQREPLPPRRTPLPTHVEVDVSPGWQPSRRGRRVGEVSAVPESSAMLTADRLLVPGRFGRPAPEGAGRLLLYKATFGVVNLGDSPKVRERKELDRRIQRPLEGGARFVPVLTRKGGVGKTTVSALLGMALADRRDDRIVAIDANPDRGTLSERVAKQTDATVRDVVHRAASITGYTDFSTLVSRDVTRLDVLASDTDPQLSEAFDENDYNVVADLASRFYSIVLTDCGTGIVHSVMRPTLRRADSIVIVSGGSVDEARLASETLTWLEVNGYEELVRNAIIALNTATQGTSLVNVEEIEAHFQSRVRDVVRIPYDPRLAAGAAIDYHRLRPATRHAARVLAALVVEGLPANR; encoded by the coding sequence GTGGCAACCAAGGCCAAGCCGGACGGGGACGCGCCCGCAGACGCGACGACCGTCGATGAAACCGATGCCGATGACGTCGACGTCGACGTGAACGACGGCGATGGGGCCGAGATCGACGAATCGGACGTCGGGGACCCTCAGCCCGGTGGCGTGTCGAGACTCGAGGACTCCGACCTCGTTCGTGACGAGGAGAGCCTCGAGGGCCGCGACATCGTCGTCACCGAATCCGGAAGCATCAGCGTGGTGGTTGATCTGCCGCCGGCGCCGAGAGAGCATCCACCGATCGAGGAGAGCGCCGTCGCCATCGACGACGTCTCGATCGATCCGGCAAAACCACTGCACACGCAGACGGCGTCGGTCACCATCGTGACGGCTCACCCGTTGCAGCGCGAACCGCTGCCGCCGAGGCGTACGCCGCTTCCGACCCACGTCGAGGTCGACGTGTCTCCTGGGTGGCAGCCGTCGCGACGGGGGCGCCGTGTCGGCGAGGTCTCCGCCGTGCCGGAGTCGTCGGCGATGCTCACCGCGGATCGCCTGCTCGTGCCCGGCCGGTTCGGTCGTCCGGCACCGGAAGGAGCAGGACGTCTCCTGCTCTACAAGGCCACCTTCGGAGTCGTCAATCTCGGGGACTCGCCCAAGGTGCGGGAGCGAAAAGAACTCGATCGGCGCATCCAGCGTCCGCTCGAGGGTGGGGCCCGGTTCGTCCCCGTCCTCACCCGCAAAGGCGGCGTCGGCAAGACCACGGTCTCCGCACTTCTCGGCATGGCACTCGCCGACCGCCGCGACGATCGCATCGTGGCGATCGACGCCAACCCCGACCGTGGCACGCTCTCGGAGCGCGTTGCCAAGCAGACGGATGCCACGGTGCGCGACGTCGTGCACCGCGCCGCCTCGATCACCGGCTACACCGACTTCTCCACGCTCGTCTCACGGGATGTGACCCGCCTCGACGTCCTGGCATCGGATACGGACCCGCAGCTGTCTGAGGCGTTCGACGAGAACGACTACAACGTCGTCGCCGACCTGGCTTCGCGTTTCTACTCGATCGTGCTCACGGATTGCGGCACCGGGATCGTCCACTCCGTGATGCGTCCGACTCTTCGACGGGCGGACTCGATCGTGATCGTGTCAGGAGGAAGCGTCGACGAGGCACGCCTCGCATCCGAGACGCTCACCTGGCTCGAGGTGAACGGCTACGAGGAGCTCGTTCGCAACGCGATCATCGCGCTGAACACGGCGACCCAGGGGACCAGCCTCGTCAACGTCGAGGAGATCGAGGCGCACTTCCAGTCGCGGGTCCGCGACGTCGTACGCATTCCGTACGACCCGCGGCTGGCGGCTGGTGCCGCCATCGACTACCACCGGCTGCGCCCGGCGACTCGCCATGCAGCCAGGGTGCTCGCCGCTCTCGTGGTCGAGGGGCTTCCCGCCAACAGATGA
- a CDS encoding ROK family glucokinase translates to MHAIGIDIGGTKIAGALVDELGTIIRDDRVPTPKDASLIEDAVVEMITRLSVDANPVGAGVAAAGFIDAAQSTVYYAPNIAWRNEPLREKIESRVDVPVVVENDANAAGWAEFRFGAGRLVSDMVILTIGTGVGGAIVSEDRLFRGGFGAGAEVGHMRVVPGGLLCGCGARGCIEQYGSGRALQRYANELADQGGIGQALADVRRRTGALNGPDISELIQQGDPGALAALRQLGDWLGQASASLGAVLDPQMFVFGGGVAQAGHLLLEPIRQAYLENLPARGYHPEPEFRIAELVNDAGVVGAADLARVHAATH, encoded by the coding sequence GTGCACGCGATCGGAATCGACATCGGCGGCACGAAGATAGCCGGAGCCCTCGTCGACGAGCTGGGGACAATCATCCGCGACGATCGGGTGCCGACTCCGAAGGACGCCTCGCTGATCGAGGACGCCGTGGTCGAGATGATCACGCGGCTGAGTGTCGATGCGAACCCGGTCGGAGCCGGAGTGGCCGCGGCCGGATTCATCGATGCGGCGCAGTCGACCGTCTACTACGCGCCGAATATCGCGTGGCGCAACGAGCCGCTGCGCGAGAAGATCGAGTCCCGCGTCGACGTGCCCGTCGTCGTGGAGAACGACGCGAACGCAGCCGGGTGGGCCGAGTTCCGTTTCGGTGCCGGTCGCCTCGTCAGCGACATGGTGATCCTTACGATCGGAACCGGGGTCGGCGGCGCCATCGTCAGCGAGGACCGACTGTTCCGCGGCGGCTTCGGTGCGGGCGCCGAGGTCGGACACATGCGTGTGGTGCCGGGTGGCCTGCTCTGCGGATGCGGCGCCAGGGGCTGCATTGAGCAGTACGGATCCGGACGCGCGCTTCAGCGCTACGCCAACGAACTAGCGGATCAAGGCGGCATCGGACAAGCCCTCGCCGACGTGCGCCGGCGCACCGGTGCACTCAACGGTCCGGACATCAGCGAGCTCATCCAGCAGGGCGACCCCGGCGCACTGGCCGCACTCCGCCAGCTCGGCGACTGGCTCGGTCAAGCGAGCGCGAGCCTCGGCGCCGTGCTCGATCCGCAGATGTTCGTCTTCGGTGGCGGCGTCGCGCAGGCGGGCCACCTGCTGCTCGAGCCGATCCGTCAGGCCTACCTGGAGAACCTCCCTGCTCGCGGCTATCACCCGGAGCCGGAATTCCGCATCGCAGAGCTCGTGAACGACGCGGGTGTCGTCGGCGCGGCCGACCTCGCCCGTGTGCATGCAGCCACCCACTAG
- a CDS encoding lysophospholipid acyltransferase family protein, which produces MFYWLLKYVIAGPALRAIFRPWVVNLENVPENGAVILASNHLSFIDSIFLPLVVGRHVSFLAKSDYFTRRGLSGWLTKTFMKATGQLPIDRGGGPASEASLNTGLGVLARSEILGIYPEGTRSPDGKLYRGRTGVARMILEGRVPVVPVVMVGTQAIMPIGKKLPRIRRVGVVFGDPLDFSRFEGLEGDRFILRSITDEIVYSLHRLGGQEYVDVYASTVKERRPSVAR; this is translated from the coding sequence GTGTTCTACTGGCTGCTGAAGTACGTGATCGCGGGACCCGCGCTCCGTGCCATCTTCCGGCCGTGGGTCGTGAACCTCGAGAATGTGCCCGAGAACGGCGCGGTCATCCTGGCCAGCAACCACCTGTCGTTCATTGATTCCATCTTTCTTCCTCTGGTCGTCGGCAGGCACGTGTCGTTCCTCGCCAAAAGCGACTACTTCACCCGGCGCGGGCTTTCCGGATGGCTCACCAAGACCTTCATGAAGGCGACGGGTCAGCTGCCCATCGACCGTGGTGGCGGCCCCGCCTCCGAGGCATCGCTGAACACCGGCCTCGGAGTGTTGGCGAGGTCGGAGATCCTCGGCATCTATCCGGAGGGCACGCGCAGTCCGGACGGCAAGCTGTACCGAGGCCGTACCGGAGTGGCTCGTATGATCCTCGAGGGCCGGGTTCCTGTCGTGCCCGTTGTCATGGTCGGAACGCAGGCCATCATGCCGATCGGCAAGAAGCTGCCGCGCATCCGCAGGGTTGGCGTCGTCTTCGGCGATCCACTCGACTTCTCGCGCTTCGAGGGGCTGGAGGGCGACCGGTTCATCCTGCGATCGATCACCGACGAGATCGTCTACTCGCTGCACCGCCTCGGAGGCCAGGAGTACGTGGACGTCTACGCCTCGACAGTGAAGGAACGTCGGCCGAGCGTCGCCAGGTAG
- a CDS encoding peptide deformylase, with protein MPERPIRLYGDPVLSMVSDPIDSIDDGVRALIDDLMDSVVVEGRAGVAACQIGVGLRAFSYNVDGVVGYLINPEIIELGDEVEEIEEGCLSVPGLWFPTPRATYAKARGIDLDGNEVIVEGTGVLAQALQHETDHLDGIVYLKRLLPERRREALRKVRESTWF; from the coding sequence ATGCCCGAACGCCCCATCCGTCTCTACGGCGATCCCGTGCTCAGCATGGTCTCCGACCCCATCGACTCGATCGACGACGGCGTGCGCGCGCTCATCGACGACCTCATGGACAGCGTCGTGGTCGAGGGCCGTGCGGGAGTCGCCGCCTGCCAGATCGGTGTAGGCCTGCGGGCGTTCAGCTATAACGTCGACGGCGTCGTCGGCTACCTGATCAACCCGGAGATCATCGAGCTCGGAGACGAGGTCGAAGAGATCGAGGAGGGATGCCTCTCCGTTCCCGGACTCTGGTTCCCGACGCCCCGCGCCACCTACGCCAAGGCCCGAGGGATCGATCTCGACGGCAACGAGGTCATCGTGGAAGGCACCGGCGTGCTCGCACAGGCTCTGCAGCACGAGACGGATCACCTCGACGGCATCGTCTACCTCAAGCGGCTCCTGCCAGAGCGTCGTCGTGAGGCGCTGCGCAAGGTCCGCGAGAGCACCTGGTTCTGA